From Novipirellula artificiosorum, the proteins below share one genomic window:
- a CDS encoding DUF790 family protein → MMLTKEQSILHFDFQNQRVHPDRLTRKTHAHYLPLAQQMLAAYRQGVGQPRRTLHKSIRLILQNTDDCSTRRIAAFCKLLDDASEYRKDTASKAAKLRERVFLLAATKHPLVQATDQLFDHAESEVKQQIAKELNREWDEIESVLFNDVIEFHPLIQPPKELDAGGLLRCYNVAQTQAALYGALSMTVWAERDFKQIMRYAKLARLMHSIEPHGTGYRLRFDGPASVVRSTRRYGVALAKFLPGLLSAEGWRMQATVLGPMQQRYALRLSPRDGLRSEVRNDDFDSDLEKSFYEAWQQAETAGWVLLREATILHQGQSVFMPDFTLRHPIHGDVLLEIVGFWTPEYLQEKGRTLNRFRDSGRILLAISHSVAESIPELGMPRIEYNTKLSPARVLKYLKTL, encoded by the coding sequence ATGATGTTGACGAAAGAACAATCGATTCTCCATTTCGACTTTCAAAACCAACGAGTCCATCCCGATCGGCTGACTCGAAAGACGCACGCACATTACCTGCCGCTCGCTCAACAGATGTTGGCAGCCTATCGCCAAGGCGTTGGGCAGCCACGTAGAACATTGCACAAAAGTATTCGGCTGATTTTGCAAAACACCGACGATTGTTCAACTCGTCGTATTGCGGCGTTCTGCAAACTGCTTGACGACGCAAGCGAGTACCGCAAGGACACGGCATCCAAAGCAGCCAAGTTAAGGGAACGAGTCTTCTTGCTGGCCGCTACAAAGCATCCATTGGTGCAAGCGACGGATCAGCTTTTCGATCATGCCGAATCGGAAGTCAAGCAACAAATTGCCAAAGAACTCAATAGGGAATGGGACGAGATCGAATCGGTGTTGTTCAACGATGTGATCGAATTCCACCCGCTGATCCAACCGCCAAAGGAATTGGACGCCGGCGGACTCCTTCGCTGCTACAACGTCGCACAGACGCAGGCAGCGTTGTACGGAGCGTTGTCCATGACCGTTTGGGCTGAGCGAGACTTCAAGCAAATCATGCGATACGCCAAACTTGCTCGTTTGATGCACAGCATCGAACCGCATGGCACCGGCTATCGACTCCGTTTCGATGGACCTGCATCGGTGGTACGAAGCACGCGTCGCTATGGAGTTGCATTGGCCAAATTCCTGCCTGGCTTGTTGTCAGCCGAAGGTTGGAGAATGCAAGCGACCGTGCTGGGGCCGATGCAGCAACGCTATGCCCTGCGTTTATCCCCTCGCGATGGGTTGCGAAGCGAGGTCCGAAACGACGATTTCGACAGCGATTTAGAAAAGTCGTTCTACGAAGCATGGCAGCAGGCTGAGACCGCTGGATGGGTGCTGCTGCGTGAGGCAACGATTCTGCATCAGGGCCAATCCGTCTTTATGCCCGACTTTACGCTGCGCCATCCGATTCATGGCGATGTCTTGTTGGAAATCGTGGGGTTTTGGACTCCTGAATATTTGCAGGAGAAGGGCAGGACGCTGAATCGGTTTCGTGATTCCGGTCGCATCCTGCTGGCGATTTCCCATTCGGTAGCAGAATCGATTCCCGAGCTGGGGATGCCACGAATCGAGTACAACACGAAACTGTCACCCGCAAGGGTGTTGAAGTACTTGAAGACCCTCTGA
- a CDS encoding PstA family ABC transporter permease translates to MSRSPTTNEEDIEARLKNAEPASNRSRMQKDRAFRWLCIAIATVSVLVLVALLTSIVVQGVPVISWTLLSGTPEPEPSEAGMFPALMGTIWICSLCALITLPIGVATAVLLEEFKPRTKVAAWSYSLIQLNISNLAGVPSVVYGILGLTAFVSMFSLFGNATQPGAAVWEWGATYYDQFSNLGSDPFLMMSDEVDERYFLVPVENRTNPPTVPTEGMMAYENSVAGLVPVEVHVADAMGDLPTDPEVLATSIDSAAVPGRISEKAWYYFQLPLGRGVLAGALTLMLVILPVIIISTQEALRAVPSSLRDGALGIGATPWQVVWNVTLPSAIPGIMTGSILAMSRAIGETAPILIIAGIVYIRTSPQHLMDSYTVMPLQIYNWTSRPQDEFHSLAAGGIVILLGILLSFNAVAVLIRHRMQKPLS, encoded by the coding sequence ATGAGCCGCTCACCAACAACGAACGAAGAGGACATTGAAGCGAGACTGAAGAATGCCGAACCGGCCAGCAATCGATCGAGGATGCAAAAGGATCGTGCGTTTCGTTGGCTCTGTATCGCCATCGCAACCGTTTCGGTTCTTGTCTTGGTCGCCTTGTTGACTTCGATTGTGGTGCAAGGCGTCCCGGTGATTTCATGGACCTTGCTCTCGGGCACTCCGGAGCCTGAACCAAGCGAAGCCGGTATGTTTCCTGCGTTGATGGGGACGATTTGGATTTGCAGCTTGTGTGCACTGATCACGTTGCCGATTGGTGTTGCAACCGCGGTATTGCTTGAAGAATTCAAGCCGCGAACCAAAGTCGCTGCATGGTCCTATAGCCTCATTCAGCTGAACATCAGCAACCTTGCAGGGGTACCGAGCGTGGTCTATGGCATCTTGGGCTTGACTGCGTTCGTGTCGATGTTCTCGCTTTTCGGGAATGCAACGCAACCGGGCGCAGCCGTTTGGGAGTGGGGAGCAACCTATTATGACCAATTCTCGAACCTGGGCAGCGATCCTTTTTTGATGATGAGTGATGAGGTGGATGAACGGTACTTTCTTGTGCCGGTTGAAAACCGTACCAATCCACCGACCGTGCCGACCGAAGGGATGATGGCGTACGAAAACAGCGTGGCGGGTTTGGTTCCCGTCGAGGTGCATGTGGCCGATGCCATGGGAGATTTGCCGACCGATCCCGAAGTGTTGGCAACCAGCATCGATTCGGCGGCGGTCCCGGGACGCATTAGCGAAAAGGCATGGTACTATTTCCAATTACCGCTTGGGCGTGGCGTGTTGGCCGGAGCACTGACGCTGATGCTGGTGATCCTGCCCGTGATCATCATCAGCACTCAGGAAGCGCTCCGCGCGGTTCCGTCGTCGTTGCGAGATGGGGCGCTCGGGATCGGAGCGACGCCTTGGCAGGTCGTTTGGAATGTGACCTTGCCCTCGGCGATTCCGGGGATCATGACCGGTTCGATCTTGGCCATGAGTCGTGCGATTGGTGAAACGGCACCGATTTTGATCATTGCGGGGATCGTGTACATTCGAACCTCGCCTCAACATCTGATGGACAGTTATACGGTCATGCCGCTTCAAATCTACAACTGGACCAGCCGACCTCAAGATGAGTTCCACTCGCTTGCAGCCGGCGGGATTGTTATCTTGCTGGGCATTCTGCTTTCGTTCAACGCTGTGGCGGTACTGATTCGTCACCGAATGCAAAAGCCATTGAGCTGA
- a CDS encoding DUF4175 domain-containing protein — MAKPSSLDPKLRELIDLLRQQIRRYVVIDSLLAIAAVILTAFWIGLALDYGPVLLGGTEMPPLARAILLMLVAGTVIAITARMLMGRLRRPLPDDSLALLVERQHPNLGGRLITTVQLSEATREGDSHSPELLQRVHRQTAAAIDEVETHRVFSWQPILRKSMLVAPLALAAIGLLLISPQAFGRAAGRLTLLSNEPWPRRAHLEMVGIELPVISAAEEDALPPELIPFVDNKLRLPKGSSGTLRIRAKADDAEVPVVCTVYYRSEDGTRGQSNMRRIGRVVDGYQSFVLDGPPLAGLSESLSISVRGLDDRLAEYQIDAVTPPAITNMEVSVRYPDYLRSEGSSSYDLQTRYQAGLRLREGSDVVLTATSNVPLSESDVVLRTDSGATEAIELTPNKDHRQNQVMIENFSRATAIRIVPRDWEGISAQAPYRYYLGVITDEAPEVRLRLKGIGTAVTPIAKIPFEVVATDDYGVESLQVTAATMVKAEPGKSDAAPTESADAAWTNESASVSVPLRWDRAGNANSEIDLRDDAASGRLPELRPDEAISVFAEADDAYDLGQPHLTRSELFRLQIVTPEKLLALLERRELGLRTRLEQTIDETRHLRDTLDLLRSQGFEDVVEGELGEDAAGALGDQNDATHAKQVRRLRVQQSGLQANKTSEELTGIAASLDDLLEEMINNRVDSADRRERIGSGVRDPLKNIVGGPLETLKRQIRELETLRDQPVEASAKATDSVQTAEEVLLQLTAVLEKMLDLESYNEILDMVRQLIEDETTLLEETKKEQKKRVMDLFK, encoded by the coding sequence ATGGCCAAACCGTCTTCGCTTGATCCGAAACTTCGCGAATTGATCGATTTGCTGCGGCAACAGATTCGCCGCTATGTCGTCATTGATTCTTTGTTAGCAATCGCCGCGGTCATTTTGACCGCATTTTGGATTGGATTGGCGTTGGATTATGGCCCCGTGTTACTTGGCGGGACAGAGATGCCGCCGCTGGCGAGAGCCATTTTGTTGATGTTGGTTGCGGGCACGGTCATCGCGATCACCGCTCGAATGTTGATGGGTCGGTTACGTCGGCCGCTTCCGGACGACAGTTTGGCGCTGTTGGTCGAACGTCAACATCCTAACCTTGGCGGCCGGCTGATCACGACGGTCCAGTTAAGTGAAGCGACACGGGAAGGGGATTCGCATTCGCCCGAGTTGCTTCAACGCGTCCACCGACAGACAGCCGCAGCCATCGACGAAGTCGAGACGCATCGAGTCTTTTCGTGGCAACCGATCCTGCGCAAATCGATGCTGGTCGCGCCATTGGCGTTGGCAGCAATCGGGCTGCTCTTGATCAGCCCCCAAGCATTCGGCCGAGCGGCGGGCCGTTTGACGCTGCTTTCGAATGAACCCTGGCCAAGACGCGCTCATCTTGAGATGGTCGGGATCGAGTTACCGGTGATCTCTGCTGCGGAAGAAGATGCCTTGCCCCCTGAATTGATTCCGTTCGTGGACAACAAGCTCCGACTGCCTAAGGGTAGCAGCGGAACACTTCGAATTCGTGCCAAGGCCGACGACGCCGAAGTCCCGGTGGTTTGCACCGTCTATTATCGCAGCGAGGATGGCACGCGGGGACAATCCAACATGCGGCGAATCGGTCGCGTGGTTGACGGTTATCAATCGTTTGTGCTTGACGGTCCGCCACTGGCGGGGTTAAGCGAATCGCTCTCGATCAGCGTTCGTGGGCTTGATGATCGATTAGCGGAATACCAGATCGACGCGGTCACCCCACCTGCTATCACGAACATGGAGGTCTCGGTCCGCTATCCCGATTACCTGCGCAGTGAGGGTTCCTCTTCCTATGACTTGCAAACCCGTTATCAAGCAGGACTTCGGCTTCGCGAAGGTAGCGACGTTGTCCTGACGGCCACAAGCAATGTTCCGCTGAGTGAGTCCGATGTTGTGCTGCGGACCGATTCCGGCGCGACCGAAGCGATTGAGTTGACACCCAACAAGGATCACCGTCAAAACCAAGTTATGATCGAGAATTTTAGCCGTGCGACGGCGATTCGGATCGTGCCACGAGATTGGGAGGGCATTTCGGCTCAGGCCCCTTATCGCTACTACCTTGGCGTGATCACCGACGAGGCCCCCGAAGTACGATTGCGGCTGAAGGGGATCGGGACTGCGGTGACTCCGATCGCCAAGATCCCGTTTGAGGTTGTGGCAACCGACGACTACGGGGTCGAGTCGTTGCAAGTGACCGCTGCGACGATGGTCAAGGCAGAGCCAGGGAAGAGCGACGCCGCCCCCACCGAGTCTGCCGACGCAGCGTGGACGAACGAGTCCGCCTCGGTCAGCGTGCCATTGAGGTGGGATCGCGCAGGAAATGCGAATTCCGAAATCGACTTGCGAGACGATGCTGCATCGGGGCGTTTGCCTGAGCTCCGTCCGGACGAAGCCATCAGCGTGTTTGCCGAAGCTGACGATGCTTACGACCTCGGACAGCCGCATTTGACGCGTAGCGAGCTCTTCCGTTTGCAGATCGTCACACCTGAGAAGTTGCTGGCACTTTTGGAGCGGCGCGAACTCGGCCTACGAACGCGGTTGGAACAAACCATCGATGAGACCCGTCATTTACGAGACACGCTCGATCTATTGCGTTCGCAAGGATTCGAAGACGTCGTGGAGGGTGAATTGGGCGAGGATGCTGCGGGGGCTCTCGGCGACCAAAACGACGCGACGCATGCCAAGCAAGTGAGACGGCTTCGGGTGCAACAATCAGGGCTTCAGGCGAACAAGACGTCCGAGGAACTCACTGGGATCGCTGCATCGCTTGACGATTTGCTTGAAGAAATGATCAACAATCGTGTGGATTCGGCGGATCGCCGGGAACGGATCGGATCCGGCGTGCGTGATCCGCTGAAGAACATCGTTGGAGGACCGCTGGAAACGCTGAAACGCCAAATTCGGGAACTCGAAACGCTGCGAGATCAGCCCGTTGAAGCGAGCGCGAAAGCGACGGATTCGGTTCAAACCGCGGAAGAGGTCCTGCTGCAATTGACCGCGGTGTTGGAAAAGATGCTTGACCTGGAAAGCTACAACGAAATCCTTGATATGGTTCGTCAGTTGATCGAGGACGAAACGACGCTGCTTGAGGAAACGAAAAAAGAGCAGAAGAAGCGAGTCATGGATTTGTTTAAATAG
- the pstC gene encoding phosphate ABC transporter permease subunit PstC: protein MSTVMETHVPAEERIRSFFVRPRRSLATVRLKEKAIFFVLICCGIFSVLITIAIIGVLLSETITFFGFEEVSLKNFLGSAQWTPLLGATKSFGIWGLISGTLLITAIAMCFALPLGLITAVYLSEYAPRRVRSVLKPVLEVLAGIPTVVYGFFALTTITPILQWLHGGFNVYNAMSAGIAVGILCFPTVCSLAEDALQAVPSSLRDAAYGLGGTRFDTSVKVIVPAALSGIISAFLLAIARAIGETMIVALAAGSRPQMTLDPRDEIQTMTGFMVQMAGGDVSNFGTEYYSMYAVAFTLFVMTLSLTLIGNVIRKRFRETYE from the coding sequence ATGTCCACCGTCATGGAAACGCACGTGCCGGCCGAGGAGCGGATTCGCAGCTTCTTTGTTCGCCCTCGCCGAAGTCTGGCGACGGTCCGTTTGAAAGAGAAGGCGATCTTCTTTGTGCTGATTTGTTGTGGCATCTTCTCGGTGCTCATTACCATCGCAATCATTGGCGTGTTGCTGAGCGAAACGATCACGTTCTTTGGATTTGAAGAAGTCAGCCTAAAGAACTTCCTTGGATCGGCTCAATGGACGCCGCTGCTGGGTGCGACCAAGAGTTTCGGGATTTGGGGGCTGATCAGTGGCACGTTGTTGATCACTGCGATCGCAATGTGTTTTGCATTGCCGCTCGGTTTGATCACCGCGGTGTATTTAAGCGAGTATGCTCCGCGTCGCGTACGAAGCGTCCTCAAACCAGTGCTCGAGGTGTTGGCGGGGATCCCAACGGTCGTGTATGGCTTTTTCGCTTTGACCACGATCACACCGATTTTGCAGTGGCTGCATGGTGGCTTCAACGTTTACAACGCGATGAGTGCCGGGATCGCGGTTGGGATTCTCTGTTTCCCGACGGTCTGCTCTCTCGCCGAAGACGCGCTACAAGCGGTGCCTAGCTCGCTCCGAGACGCCGCCTATGGTTTGGGGGGGACTCGCTTCGATACGTCGGTGAAGGTCATTGTGCCAGCGGCGCTGAGCGGGATTATCAGTGCGTTCTTGCTGGCGATCGCTCGAGCGATTGGTGAAACGATGATTGTCGCCCTCGCCGCTGGAAGTCGCCCACAAATGACCCTTGATCCGCGCGACGAAATTCAAACGATGACCGGCTTCATGGTCCAAATGGCAGGTGGTGATGTGTCGAATTTTGGCACCGAATACTATTCCATGTATGCGGTCGCCTTCACACTCTTCGTCATGACGCTTTCGTTGACGCTGATTGGAAATGTAATCCGCAAACGTTTCCGGGAGACATACGAATGA
- a CDS encoding DEAD/DEAH box helicase, translating to MSHSAFANSVRLAFDQGTLTLSGVSESLLKRLWEPNIWVSDPRSKGWRTDAIHYGEVAKRFSLHLAASWIDDVADWKPVVFPRQNLHSLRRDQADAVNAWFATRRGVVVMPTGTGKTEVALHVIARLGGSVLVVSPVRDLMYQWHDRILAATGIDAGIIGDGVHRVSPISVTTYDSASIHMPRIGNRFQLVVFDECHHLPGSVRQDAARMSAAPFRLGLTATPQRRDGMEVLLDELIGPRVYTQAIESARGKTLAHYDIVRMSVHLSEEERERYKMLGRTVANFIAERRVDDPGYDWQTLCRDSGSDPKARAAMLAFHAKRSIEDRATDKLRLIEDLFRLHAGEPVIVFCGSNAMARDVSLRFLVPCLLSHCRKRERKEILAGFREGRYPVIVANRVLDEGVDLPEVNVAIVVGGGSGTRQALQRLGRVLRKNRFGRACFYEIVTSGTRDEIRSRDRRRSDAFRKK from the coding sequence ATGTCCCATTCTGCTTTCGCCAACTCGGTGCGATTGGCATTTGATCAGGGAACGCTGACCCTTTCCGGCGTTTCCGAGTCGTTACTCAAGCGATTGTGGGAACCGAATATCTGGGTGAGCGACCCACGGTCAAAGGGTTGGCGGACCGACGCGATTCACTACGGTGAGGTCGCCAAGCGGTTTTCTTTGCATTTAGCGGCATCTTGGATCGACGACGTTGCAGATTGGAAGCCGGTCGTATTTCCGAGGCAGAACCTGCACTCGCTTCGTCGCGATCAAGCCGACGCCGTCAACGCTTGGTTCGCCACTCGTCGCGGCGTCGTCGTGATGCCCACGGGGACGGGGAAAACCGAGGTTGCACTCCACGTGATCGCTCGACTCGGCGGCAGTGTCTTGGTGGTGTCGCCCGTGCGTGATTTGATGTACCAATGGCATGATCGGATTTTGGCCGCCACCGGGATTGACGCCGGAATCATTGGCGACGGAGTTCATCGCGTCAGCCCGATCAGCGTGACCACGTACGACAGCGCGTCGATCCATATGCCGAGAATCGGCAACCGATTCCAACTTGTTGTGTTTGACGAATGCCACCATTTGCCCGGTTCGGTCCGGCAAGATGCTGCCCGAATGAGTGCCGCCCCCTTTCGGCTTGGATTGACGGCGACACCACAGCGACGTGACGGAATGGAAGTGCTTTTGGACGAATTGATCGGACCGCGAGTTTACACTCAAGCGATCGAGTCGGCGCGGGGCAAGACATTGGCTCACTACGACATCGTGCGAATGTCGGTGCACCTGTCGGAGGAAGAACGCGAGCGTTACAAGATGCTTGGGAGAACGGTAGCAAACTTTATCGCTGAACGGCGGGTCGACGACCCTGGCTACGATTGGCAAACGCTGTGCCGTGACAGCGGCAGTGACCCCAAGGCTCGGGCGGCCATGTTGGCGTTCCATGCCAAGCGATCGATCGAAGACCGGGCAACCGACAAGCTTCGTCTGATTGAAGATTTGTTTCGGCTACATGCCGGAGAACCGGTGATCGTGTTTTGCGGTTCCAACGCCATGGCGCGTGATGTTTCGCTACGGTTCTTGGTTCCCTGCCTGCTAAGCCATTGTCGCAAACGCGAACGGAAAGAAATCCTGGCGGGTTTTCGTGAAGGTCGTTACCCTGTGATCGTAGCGAACCGTGTGCTCGATGAAGGCGTCGACTTGCCCGAAGTGAATGTAGCCATCGTCGTGGGCGGGGGAAGCGGAACACGACAAGCTTTGCAACGACTCGGTCGTGTCCTGAGGAAGAATCGTTTCGGCCGTGCCTGTTTCTACGAGATCGTCACCTCGGGGACTCGCGACGAAATCCGTTCGCGGGACCGACGACGCAGTGACGCTTTCCGGAAAAAATGA
- a CDS encoding PstS family phosphate ABC transporter substrate-binding protein encodes MKRESIFHLMIALVAITLGSRSVSAQNSGLLGRVEIDGSSTVYPISEAAASGFTRAFPKVKVNVGVSGTGGGFKRFTVGQTDISDASRPIKATEFEAAKDAGVDFFELPVAYDGLTLVVHKGNNWVDHLTIDEIKKIFTSSGAAKTWAEVRQGWPNNPIQIFAPGTDSGTFDYFKEVVAGDDGSLRSDMSTSEDDNVLVTGVSGSPNAIGFFGVAYYEENKDKLKSVAIVNPELKEPVLPTAATIEKGTYAPFSRPLFIYINARSFRRPEVRQFVAYYLKNAADLATQTGYVPLPKSVYAEAMNHCRQGKTGTHYLTKDMEKRSGAVTEIYTTETLVN; translated from the coding sequence ATGAAACGTGAGTCTATTTTTCACTTGATGATCGCCCTGGTGGCAATCACCCTCGGATCCCGGTCGGTTTCGGCCCAAAATTCCGGCCTGCTGGGCAGGGTGGAGATCGATGGTAGTAGTACCGTCTATCCGATCAGCGAAGCAGCAGCAAGCGGATTCACGAGAGCTTTCCCAAAGGTGAAAGTTAATGTCGGTGTTTCTGGAACTGGGGGCGGTTTCAAGCGGTTTACGGTTGGCCAAACCGACATCTCCGACGCATCTCGCCCGATTAAGGCCACGGAATTCGAAGCAGCGAAGGACGCAGGAGTTGACTTCTTTGAACTTCCCGTAGCCTATGACGGTTTGACGCTGGTGGTTCACAAAGGCAACAACTGGGTGGATCATCTAACGATTGACGAGATCAAGAAAATCTTCACGAGTTCTGGGGCCGCAAAGACATGGGCCGAAGTTCGTCAAGGTTGGCCCAATAATCCCATACAAATTTTTGCACCGGGGACAGATTCGGGAACGTTTGATTACTTCAAAGAGGTCGTTGCAGGCGATGACGGTTCATTGCGCTCGGACATGAGCACCAGTGAAGACGACAACGTTCTGGTCACGGGCGTTTCCGGTTCACCAAATGCCATCGGTTTCTTTGGCGTCGCCTATTACGAAGAAAACAAGGACAAGTTGAAATCGGTCGCCATCGTGAATCCTGAATTGAAGGAACCCGTATTGCCGACTGCTGCCACGATCGAGAAGGGAACTTACGCACCATTCAGCCGTCCGCTTTTCATCTACATCAACGCTCGCTCGTTTCGGCGTCCCGAAGTCAGACAGTTTGTTGCCTACTACTTGAAGAACGCCGCTGACTTGGCGACCCAAACGGGCTATGTTCCCCTACCCAAATCCGTGTACGCCGAAGCCATGAATCATTGCCGGCAAGGGAAAACAGGGACGCATTACTTGACCAAGGACATGGAAAAACGATCGGGTGCGGTGACCGAGATTTACACGACTGAAACGCTTGTCAATTAG
- the phoU gene encoding phosphate signaling complex protein PhoU — protein sequence MSKHLQRGLDALRQSLVDQFGKVEQMIQLAVRALVERRTDLADRVIASDEEVDHTEILIEEECLKLLALYQPVASDLRRVITVIKVNSDLERMADLACNIAERARAIDLHPLFKAPEELTEMVAIANEMVRNALDAFVEDDPAKAADVIRTDAMVDTLNRIVIDQLHETMVHDPESIEPAVNCFSASRHIERIADLAESISEDVIYLVEGEIIRHKHGVFFDSHQRRS from the coding sequence ATGTCAAAACACCTTCAACGTGGCCTCGATGCGTTACGGCAATCACTGGTCGATCAATTCGGAAAAGTCGAGCAAATGATCCAATTGGCGGTTCGTGCGCTGGTGGAACGTCGTACGGACTTGGCTGATCGCGTGATCGCCAGCGACGAGGAGGTCGACCATACGGAAATCCTTATTGAAGAAGAATGCCTCAAGCTGCTGGCTCTCTACCAACCGGTCGCCAGCGATCTGAGGCGTGTGATCACGGTGATTAAAGTTAACAGCGACTTGGAACGGATGGCCGATTTGGCGTGCAATATTGCGGAACGCGCACGAGCCATCGATCTGCATCCGTTGTTTAAGGCACCCGAAGAGTTGACCGAGATGGTCGCGATTGCCAACGAGATGGTCCGAAATGCACTTGACGCCTTTGTGGAAGACGATCCGGCGAAGGCAGCCGACGTCATTCGTACCGATGCCATGGTGGACACACTTAACCGAATCGTCATTGACCAACTGCACGAGACGATGGTTCATGATCCTGAGAGCATTGAACCCGCGGTGAATTGTTTTAGTGCTTCACGGCATATTGAACGGATTGCCGATTTAGCCGAGAGCATTTCCGAGGATGTCATCTATCTGGTCGAAGGCGAAATCATCCGCCACAAGCACGGCGTCTTTTTCGATTCCCATCAACGTCGTTCTTGA
- the pstB gene encoding phosphate ABC transporter ATP-binding protein PstB, which translates to MNEIPATKPTAKPTAPTASEPLEAAICTQDLSAWYGDFQALHSITIDIPKNHVTAFIGPSGCGKSTLLRWFNRMNDTVLSARATGTVRLGDLDLLSQETDTVDLRRRVGIVFQKANPFPKSIYDNVAFGPRLHMKLSKSELDELVEWSLRKAAVWEEVKDRLHGSALGLSGGQQQRLCIARAIAVGPEVLLMDEPCSALDPASTLAIENLIFELRKQYSIIIVTHNMQQASRSSDKTAFFFEGRLIEFADTERIFTQPADKQTEDYVSGKFG; encoded by the coding sequence ATGAACGAAATTCCTGCGACCAAGCCAACGGCAAAACCAACCGCCCCGACGGCTTCCGAACCACTTGAAGCGGCTATTTGCACCCAAGACTTGTCGGCCTGGTACGGCGACTTTCAGGCCCTGCATTCGATCACGATCGACATTCCCAAGAACCATGTCACCGCGTTCATTGGCCCCAGTGGTTGTGGAAAGAGCACGCTGCTGCGGTGGTTCAACCGTATGAACGATACTGTGCTGTCGGCGCGGGCGACCGGAACCGTGCGGCTTGGCGATTTGGATTTGCTCAGCCAAGAAACGGACACCGTGGATCTGCGCAGACGCGTGGGGATCGTTTTTCAAAAAGCGAATCCGTTTCCCAAGAGCATCTATGACAACGTCGCTTTTGGTCCACGCTTGCATATGAAATTGAGCAAGAGTGAGTTGGATGAATTGGTGGAATGGTCCTTGCGAAAAGCGGCCGTCTGGGAAGAAGTGAAGGACCGTTTGCATGGTTCCGCACTGGGTTTATCGGGCGGTCAACAACAACGACTTTGCATCGCGCGTGCGATTGCGGTTGGCCCCGAAGTGTTGTTGATGGATGAACCCTGCAGCGCGCTTGACCCCGCCAGCACCTTGGCGATCGAAAACTTGATCTTCGAACTGCGCAAACAATACTCCATCATCATCGTGACTCACAACATGCAACAAGCGTCGCGATCGAGTGATAAGACCGCTTTTTTCTTTGAAGGTCGTTTGATTGAGTTTGCCGATACCGAACGTATTTTTACTCAGCCCGCGGACAAACAAACGGAAGACTACGTGAGCGGTAAGTTTGGCTAG